From the Montipora capricornis isolate CH-2021 chromosome 2, ASM3666992v2, whole genome shotgun sequence genome, one window contains:
- the LOC138038834 gene encoding uncharacterized protein: protein MFQPKNTQMEPESDSDWDSLPGDVQQPSSSPEGSPRHQPAPPAGSPRGQINHKRPQVKQQATLPSQQKTSITNSPPSQPRTKPDVPSSQMPSQLYGKAGVTNFVDRSGGINTTFIDRDGLDGQKNKDLQPPDKNENKVHQGSQKRGDIGIDIELNEADYHQRNPPYTDFKAAVPEQDSTRLGLQNDKPNKGKVKTSYVMTKDAQLEDHSWDSDSDALQDHVSHSRQHLTPRDKKSSKNYGHLEENNIAKEEISENQERKLELRTFGVPQDIENQVTGYSYHFDHGNNYQFKVNREWKEAQMKKIADRSEKWLRYMWQEAFSSLRIVTDFVFIFVLELLRFVLHYIALRFLGGVITVTGDHFLKPFLALLFNSIIQPTFIFTRNVFAGVKNLLQPLLEISNTSIAQAASFLRAFRLFELNWKPVYERGQKHEVHVL, encoded by the exons ATG TTTCAGCCAAAGAATACACAGATGGAACCTGAAAGTGATTCAGACTGGGACAGTCTTCCAGGAGATGTGCAACAGCCTTCCTCAAGCCCTGAAGGTTCACCAAGGCACCAGCCAGCCCCTCCAGCAGGGTCACCAAGAGGTCAAATAAACCACAAAAGACCCCAGGTTAAGCAACAAGCAACGTTACCTAGCCAACAGAAAACCTCTATCACAAATTCTCCTCCAAGTCAACCCAGGACTAAACCAGATGTCCCGTCTTCACAGATGCCAAGCCAGCTTTATGGCAAAGCTGGAGTGACTAATTTTGTTGACAGAAGTGGTGGCATCAACACAACTTTCATTGACCGTGATGGTTTAGATGGTCAAAAGAACAAGGATCTTCAGCCTcctgataaaaatgaaaataaagttcatcagGGCAGCCAGAAGAGGGGAGACATCGGAATTGATATTGAATTGAATGAGGCGGATTATCATCAGCGCAATCCACCTTATACTGATTTCAAAG CTGCCGTTCCAGAGCAGGATTCCACAAGGCTTGGTTTGCAAAATGACAAACCCAACAAGGGCAAAGTAAAAACATCTTATGTGATGACCAAGGATGCACAACTGGAAGACCATTCTTGGGATTCAGATAGCGATGCGTTGCAGGACCATGTCTCTCACAGCAGACAACACTTGACACCACGTGATAAAAAATCCAGCAAAAACTATGGTCATCTGGAAGAGAATAACATAGCCAAGGAAGAAATCTCTGAAAATCAGGAACGCAAGCTTGAGTTAAGGACATTTGGTGTTCCTCAAGACATTGAAAATCAAGTTACTGG ATATTCCTATCACTTTGACCATGGCAACAACTATCAGTTTAAAGTAAACCGAGAATGGAAGGAAGCTCAAATGAAGAAGATCGCAGACAG GTCAGAAAAGTGGCTTCGCTACATGTGGCAGGAAGCTTTCAGCTCACTCCGGATTGTCACAGATTTTGTCTTCATATTTGTCCTTGAGCTCTTAAGATTCGTTCTTCACTATATCGCACTTCGTTTTCTGGGAGGGGTAATCACTGTGACTGGAGATCATTTCCTTAAACCATTCTTGGCTCTGCTTTTCAACAGTATCATTCAGCCcacctttattttcacacggAACGTTTTTGCGGGGGTCAAGAATCTTTTACAACCTCTACTGGAAATTTCCAACACTTCGATTGCTCAGGCAGCTTCGTTTCTTCGAGCATTCAGGTTGTTCGAGCTCAATTGGAAACCTGTTTATGAACGAGGACAAAAACATGAGGTCCATGTTTTGTAA